The DNA segment GATTCATCGACGAGAACCGCTTCGACAATCTCGTTTTCCACGAGCAATTGATCATCACTCGAAAAGATCCCCCCGGGATCACCGCTCAGCGAAGCCGGGCTCTGGTTCTTACCACATGCTGAACAGAACTTTGCCGCTCCATCGGCTCCACAATGGACACAGAACATCGATATCAGCTCGCTGTTTGGAATTGGGTGACACAACGCCCGGGGCGACTAAACGAGGCTACCGAAATTCCGAAAGAGGGGGCAAGACACAATTCCGCTCGCTCGGGCGATTGACAGGCCCTCGAAACGAACCGTTGGTATCCAATACTCACTTTGCCGGACGATTCGGGTTCTCGTACCAAGCCACGTTTGCAGTGCCGCGGCCTGCGTTGAGCAAATCCAAGTCTCCGTCGCCATCCATGTCCACGCTGCTGAGGTGATAACTTTGTTGGTTGCGATCGAGCGTGTGATGCGTGAATGAACCGCTGCCATCGTTTTCGTACCACATCAATAGCTCGCTTCCAAAGCCGCAAACGGCGGCATCGATGTCGCCATCCTGATCGTGATCTGCGACGGTCAAGCTGTGTGGAAATTCAATTTCGGGATCAATGGTATGAATTTTCCAACTTGGATTCTCGAACCAGATCACGCCGTTGCCATGACCTCGCGATGCCAACCAATCGACTTTGCCGTCGCCGTTGACGTCCGCAGGCGAGATGTTGGTAGCGGCAGTTTGATCCTCGGCAAGAATCACCTTCTCCCAGACGCCGTCCACTTTATCCTTGCCAGGGTTCTTCCAATAGGCGAACCAATTCCCATCCGTGAATGGCAGCCCCTTTGCTCCCACTGCGATTTCTTTCCATCCATCTCCGTCAATGTCGCCGACACCCATGTAATGGCTGCCACCGCGGGCGTCCTTATCGGCAAAGACATGTCGATCCCAATGGGGAGCCGTCGCCGGATCGATCGGAATCGACAACCACGCGATCGAGTCACCGATGCCTCGGTCGGGTTCAAAATTGTTGATCACCAAATCATCACGACCATCGTTGTCGATGTCACTTCGCGTCAAACAATGGATACCCGTGATTTGCGGATCAATCGTCCGACTCTGCCAAAATGAATCGACGTCGTAACCCCTCTTCACACCACTCTTCCAATCATCTGACGTGGTGACGTTGACCGAACGACCGGGGTTTTCGAGCCAAAACGGATGTTCAGATGCAACCGCGCCGGCCCAGTCCAAGTCGCCATCCCCGTCAACGTCGATCACGGTGCTGTGGATGCATGTTTGCTTTCGATTCGCAAACCGATGCAATACATGCACTTCATTCCAATTCGGCGCAAGAAACAAACTGACCGTTCCACCAAAGCTGCAAACCACGTCCATCAGTCCGTCGGAATTTGCGTCGATCGCGACCGCCGTGTTGCAGTGCCCCCGATCCATCACAAGATGCTTCTTCCAAGCGACCTCGGTGCCATCATCGGCCGCCACAATGGAAGAACCCAACAGCGTGATTGCAACAACGGCCCGCAACCGCGCAAACGCATCGCTGAACTGACACGGATTCGTTTTGGACATATTGGACTCTGCGATCTATTGACAAAACGTAACCATTTTCGCCCGGATCGAAAGATAAAAACATGCGTCAAGTACCACTGACGCCCGGGACCCAAACTATACCTTGCCTATAACAACACAATGTCCAACGACGAGCCTAACGCGGCAATTCAGGTCCGCAAAATGTACCTGCAACCCTAACTAGTGAACATCAGATACCCAAGGATCCGAGCCGCAGATTTGGAAAACTCAACGGAACCTGCGCCCCAAATAATGCTGGATTCAGCCTCTAAAATCGAACACACTTAAAACCCGATAAGCTGTCACGCGCGACATCGACGGGCTATTTTGCCTCCCACCTGAATCCGAAAGCCAATCCATGCGAAATACCAACATCGGTCACGCCGCCTATCTTCGAATGCTTGTCATACCGCTGCTTGCCGGTTTCGGTTTGGCTTTGCCGGCGCAGGCTGAAATCTGGATTGATACGACCGGAAGTTTCAAAATTGATGCTGAATATGAACGCGTCGATGGCAGCAGTGTCGTGCTGCGTAAAGCCAACGGACAAACAATTGCAGTTCCGATCAATCGACTCAGCGAAGCAAGCCGTGCAAGAGCCAAAGAGTTGTACGAGCAAGCCAAGTCAGGCGGTTCGAAGTCGCCGACCAATTTGGCGACCAACTCTGAGTCAGGCGGATCCCGCTATCAACCAGCCAATCGATTCGCAAACATTGTCGCTCCCTCAGCGCCCGACATTGGTCAGATGGATCCGTTTCCTATCAACCCAAAACTGCAACAGCAATTCGACTACATGAAAGCACAGGTGATGAACGGGCACCTGGAAGTGCTTTGGTACTGCCTACCTGACGATGTGCGAACAGAACTCGACAGCCAAGAGTTCCGTGATCTGTATCGGCCGATGTTGGAAAACTACGCTGACCAAAATGCCGCAATGGAAAAGATGACCGCAAAGTTGTTGGAAGTTCTAACCACGAAAAAGGACTTCGTGTTTGGTTCGTCGTTACTCGCTAGCGTGCCACCGGGCGTTCTGCCGATGCTTCAGCAAGGATATGATCCAGGTGTTGGATTGATGTACGAGTGGATGTCGCTTTCTAAGGGTTTTGAATCGATTCCCGAGACCACTTTCACCGAACTTGCCAACTACCACTTGCCACGCCTAGGCGCGCACGCAACAGGACTGCTGCCGCTCGC comes from the Rubripirellula reticaptiva genome and includes:
- a CDS encoding SHD1 domain-containing protein produces the protein MRNTNIGHAAYLRMLVIPLLAGFGLALPAQAEIWIDTTGSFKIDAEYERVDGSSVVLRKANGQTIAVPINRLSEASRARAKELYEQAKSGGSKSPTNLATNSESGGSRYQPANRFANIVAPSAPDIGQMDPFPINPKLQQQFDYMKAQVMNGHLEVLWYCLPDDVRTELDSQEFRDLYRPMLENYADQNAAMEKMTAKLLEVLTTKKDFVFGSSLLASVPPGVLPMLQQGYDPGVGLMYEWMSLSKGFESIPETTFTELANYHLPRLGAHATGLLPLAPTGSIDGLLDQVVIEQTSANTGTITAPKQNGETETVEVVLHDGRWLPSEFVDLLIANKDNLVQKAKESATEFEKVMSPASQVQTAALLETVSVPVGAALDSLLAATNQREFDQAAMGMVQQAMMMAAGMGAANAAPPSPPQDSKDGQPQSSVRVPSRPTLLWATS
- a CDS encoding FG-GAP repeat domain-containing protein, with product MSKTNPCQFSDAFARLRAVVAITLLGSSIVAADDGTEVAWKKHLVMDRGHCNTAVAIDANSDGLMDVVCSFGGTVSLFLAPNWNEVHVLHRFANRKQTCIHSTVIDVDGDGDLDWAGAVASEHPFWLENPGRSVNVTTSDDWKSGVKRGYDVDSFWQSRTIDPQITGIHCLTRSDIDNDGRDDLVINNFEPDRGIGDSIAWLSIPIDPATAPHWDRHVFADKDARGGSHYMGVGDIDGDGWKEIAVGAKGLPFTDGNWFAYWKNPGKDKVDGVWEKVILAEDQTAATNISPADVNGDGKVDWLASRGHGNGVIWFENPSWKIHTIDPEIEFPHSLTVADHDQDGDIDAAVCGFGSELLMWYENDGSGSFTHHTLDRNQQSYHLSSVDMDGDGDLDLLNAGRGTANVAWYENPNRPAK